Proteins found in one Tsukamurella paurometabola DSM 20162 genomic segment:
- a CDS encoding fumarylacetoacetate hydrolase family protein produces MRLRRVGEAGAERPIVSTGDGRWLDASGVVPEYGPATIGSAREILAAEIAAGGLPEVDPTGLRVGAPISRPGKIVCIGVNYLAHAQETQHAEPAEPVMFLKTSATIVGPYDDVLIPRGSVATDYEVELAAVIGCTARYLDSAEQGLACVAGYTVSNDVSERDFQMNRGGTWDKGKNCETFNPLGPELVTADEIPDPQLLDIRLTVNGEVRQRANTAQMIFGVGEIVRYLSQFMVLEPGDVVNTGTPAGVAFGYPDPKPYLRRGDVIETHVDVLGGHRSVLGEA; encoded by the coding sequence ATGAGACTGCGACGAGTCGGCGAGGCGGGGGCGGAGCGCCCCATCGTCTCCACCGGAGACGGACGGTGGCTCGACGCCTCGGGCGTCGTACCCGAATACGGGCCCGCGACGATCGGTTCGGCGCGCGAGATCCTGGCTGCGGAGATCGCCGCCGGCGGGCTGCCTGAGGTCGATCCGACCGGGCTCCGAGTCGGTGCGCCGATTTCCCGCCCCGGCAAGATCGTGTGCATCGGCGTGAACTATCTCGCCCATGCGCAGGAGACTCAGCACGCCGAGCCCGCCGAGCCGGTGATGTTCCTCAAAACATCGGCCACGATCGTGGGCCCGTACGACGACGTGTTGATACCTCGCGGATCGGTCGCCACCGACTACGAGGTAGAGCTCGCTGCCGTGATCGGGTGCACCGCACGCTATCTCGACAGTGCGGAGCAGGGACTCGCCTGTGTGGCCGGGTACACCGTCTCCAACGACGTGTCCGAACGGGACTTCCAGATGAACCGCGGCGGCACCTGGGACAAGGGCAAGAACTGCGAGACCTTCAACCCGCTCGGCCCCGAATTGGTGACCGCCGACGAGATCCCCGATCCGCAGCTGCTCGATATCCGGCTCACCGTCAACGGCGAGGTGCGGCAGCGGGCCAATACGGCGCAGATGATCTTCGGGGTCGGCGAGATCGTGCGCTACCTCAGCCAGTTCATGGTTCTGGAGCCCGGCGACGTGGTCAACACCGGTACGCCGGCGGGCGTCGCCTTCGGTTACCCCGATCCGAAGCCGTACCTGCGCCGTGGCGATGTGATCGAGACCCACGTCGATGTGCTCGGCGGTCACCGGTCCGTCCTCGGGGAGGCCTGA
- a CDS encoding alpha-hydroxy acid oxidase: MRRQVPKVRDLAPLMRIKAPRLDRRAARLDDAQTIADLRRIAQRRTPRAAFDYTDGAAEAELSLARARQAFSDIEFHPRILRDVAHVDTTRTVLGGPSALPFAIAPTGFTRMMQTEGELAGARAATRAGIPFSLSTMGTASIEEVADAGRGGRQWFQLYMWRDRERSMALVDRAAQAGYDTLLVTVDVPVAGARLRDKRNGMTIPPALTLRTIVDAVPRPHWWIDFLTTEPLSFASLDRWSGTVGELLDSMFDPTVDYSDLAWIRDQWPGKVVVKGVQTLDDARRCADLGVDGIVLSNHGGRQLDRAPVPFHLLPTVAAELGGTTEILLDTGIMSGADIVAAVALGARSTLVGRAYLYGLMAGGEAGVDRAITILGDEVRRTMRLLGANSLDELEPGHVTQLTRVQPLPRPGQEVRP; encoded by the coding sequence ATGCGTCGTCAGGTACCGAAGGTGAGGGATCTCGCGCCCCTCATGCGGATCAAGGCGCCGCGGCTGGATCGCCGTGCGGCGCGGCTCGACGATGCGCAGACCATCGCAGACCTGCGCCGGATCGCACAGCGCCGCACCCCGCGCGCCGCGTTCGACTACACCGATGGCGCCGCCGAAGCCGAACTCTCCCTGGCCCGGGCCCGGCAGGCCTTCTCCGACATCGAATTCCATCCGCGGATTCTGCGCGATGTCGCGCACGTTGACACCACACGCACGGTGCTCGGCGGACCGTCGGCCCTACCGTTCGCGATCGCCCCGACGGGCTTCACCCGCATGATGCAGACCGAGGGCGAGCTCGCCGGTGCGCGCGCCGCCACCCGCGCCGGCATCCCGTTCTCGCTGTCGACGATGGGCACGGCGTCGATCGAGGAGGTGGCGGACGCCGGCAGGGGCGGGCGGCAGTGGTTCCAGCTCTACATGTGGCGCGACCGCGAGCGATCCATGGCATTGGTGGACCGCGCCGCACAGGCCGGCTACGACACGCTGCTCGTGACCGTCGACGTACCGGTCGCCGGTGCCCGGCTGCGGGACAAGCGCAACGGCATGACGATCCCACCCGCGCTCACGCTACGCACCATCGTGGACGCGGTGCCGCGGCCGCACTGGTGGATCGACTTCCTCACCACCGAGCCGCTCTCCTTCGCCTCCCTCGACCGCTGGTCGGGCACCGTCGGCGAGCTCCTGGACTCCATGTTCGACCCCACCGTCGACTACTCCGATCTCGCCTGGATCAGGGATCAGTGGCCCGGGAAGGTGGTGGTGAAGGGCGTGCAGACCCTCGACGACGCGCGACGGTGCGCCGACCTCGGCGTGGACGGGATCGTCCTGTCCAATCACGGTGGACGTCAACTCGACCGGGCGCCGGTGCCGTTCCACCTGCTGCCGACGGTCGCCGCCGAACTGGGCGGGACGACCGAGATCCTTCTGGACACCGGGATCATGTCGGGAGCCGATATCGTGGCCGCCGTGGCGCTGGGCGCGCGCAGCACCCTGGTCGGTCGCGCCTACCTGTACGGGCTCATGGCGGGCGGCGAGGCGGGCGTGGACCGCGCGATCACCATCCTCGGCGACGAAGTGCGCCGTACGATGCGCCTGCTGGGTGCGAACTCGCTGGACGAGCTCGAACCCGGCCACGTGACCCAATTGACCCGCGTACAGCCGCTCCCCCGCCCTGGCCAGGAGGTCCGTCCATGA
- a CDS encoding enolase C-terminal domain-like protein, with protein sequence MSAKFTGFRTLDVRFPTSKELDGSDAMNVDPDYSAAYLVLETDAADGLEGHGFVFTIGRGNDVQRAAIEALSGYVLGRDVDAVLDDLGGMWRELVYDAQLRWLGPEKGVMHMAIGAVVNALWDLRAKREGMPLWQLLGGLSPEQIVDLVDFRYLTDALTPDEALELLRAAEPGRAQRSAALQEHGYPGYTTSPGWLGYSDEKLEHLAKEAVAQGFTQIKLKVGADIDDDIRRFALARSVVGDGIRIAVDANQRWDVREAVDAIERLAPFDPWWVEEPTAPDDVLAHSAIRRRVSPVRIATGEHAHSRVLVKQLLQAEAIDVLQLDSTRVAGVNENIAILLLAAKFGIPVCPHAGGVGLCELVQHLAMFDYVAVSGTLADRNIEYVDHLHEHFLDPVRIVDGAYAAPSAPGFSAQMHAKSLTRYGFPDGEAWKEAP encoded by the coding sequence ATGTCCGCGAAGTTCACCGGATTTCGGACGCTGGACGTGCGATTCCCCACCTCCAAGGAGCTCGACGGATCCGATGCGATGAACGTCGACCCCGACTACTCTGCGGCATACCTGGTGCTCGAGACCGACGCCGCTGATGGTCTGGAGGGGCACGGCTTCGTGTTCACCATAGGCCGCGGTAACGACGTGCAGCGCGCCGCGATCGAGGCCCTGTCGGGGTACGTCCTCGGCCGCGATGTGGACGCCGTCCTGGATGATCTCGGCGGAATGTGGCGCGAACTGGTCTACGACGCACAACTGCGCTGGCTCGGTCCCGAGAAGGGCGTCATGCACATGGCGATCGGTGCAGTCGTGAACGCCCTGTGGGATCTCCGGGCCAAGCGTGAAGGAATGCCGCTGTGGCAGTTGCTCGGTGGACTCAGCCCGGAGCAGATCGTCGATCTGGTCGATTTCCGGTACCTCACGGACGCGCTCACCCCGGACGAGGCGCTGGAGTTGCTCCGTGCCGCGGAACCTGGGCGTGCGCAGCGGTCGGCCGCGTTGCAGGAGCATGGCTATCCCGGATACACCACCTCGCCGGGCTGGCTCGGATACTCCGACGAGAAGCTGGAGCATCTCGCGAAAGAGGCGGTGGCACAGGGCTTCACCCAGATCAAGCTCAAGGTGGGCGCCGATATCGACGACGATATCCGCCGCTTCGCTCTGGCGCGGTCCGTGGTGGGCGACGGTATCCGGATCGCGGTCGATGCGAACCAGCGTTGGGACGTTCGCGAGGCGGTCGACGCGATCGAGCGGCTGGCCCCTTTCGATCCGTGGTGGGTGGAGGAACCCACGGCGCCGGATGATGTGCTCGCGCACTCCGCGATCCGGCGACGGGTCTCACCCGTGCGGATCGCCACCGGCGAGCATGCGCACAGCCGGGTGCTGGTCAAGCAGTTGCTGCAGGCTGAGGCGATCGATGTGCTTCAGCTCGATTCCACCCGTGTGGCCGGGGTCAACGAGAACATCGCGATCCTGCTGCTGGCCGCCAAATTCGGCATTCCGGTGTGCCCGCACGCGGGTGGCGTGGGGCTGTGCGAACTGGTGCAGCACCTCGCGATGTTCGACTACGTCGCGGTTTCCGGCACTCTCGCCGACCGGAACATCGAGTACGTCGACCATCTGCATGAGCACTTCCTGGACCCGGTGCGGATCGTCGACGGGGCGTACGCCGCGCCGTCGGCGCCGGGCTTCTCGGCCCAGATGCACGCGAAGTCCCTCACGCGGTACGGCTTCCCCGACGGAGAAGCCTGGAAGGAGGCACCATGA